From one Lolium rigidum isolate FL_2022 chromosome 4, APGP_CSIRO_Lrig_0.1, whole genome shotgun sequence genomic stretch:
- the LOC124705991 gene encoding uncharacterized protein LOC124705991: MLQNFQKAGHRGETLKNDIWAIARSTNIPKWEKAMDTLKADSEAAYEWVEQLVTNTWIKAFFSEFPKCDMLLNNHSEVFNSYILQAREMPFLSMLETIFYKIMQRMASKQDEAEKWTGRICPKIKKKLDKYTEWSAHCMAKGAGDHRFSVSSHELEQKYSVDLRAKTCDCKRWQLTGIPCHHAIACCRANRINPESLVHSCYTIDTYLKAYQFKLVPLRGRVFWEKMNGVVIHPPLFTKVMGRPKKNRRKAPEEKIKNGVKRFTKSGVTIHCSICGVADHNKKGHAKYVESQLEQQQPEHVQVEAAETDYMQHLHVQPRNPTLDPSHQLNSMVYNLEQEAQQNVPVSRYHGPLPESAFVDAARESIPQARVRITTATTRGRGRGRSAATTPATREEEPQTEASRGIARGRTAKTGQATEGMSNRGRGKGKKSKAAEPDEQQGNRRVVLDLNAEANEEI; encoded by the exons ATGCTGCAAAACTTCCAGAAAGCAGGACATAGAGGTGAGACACTCAAGAATGATATTTGGGCCATTGCTAGGTCCACAAACATTCCAAAGTGGGAGAAAGCCATGGATACGCTAAAGGCTGATAGTGAGGCAGCATATGAATGGGTTGAACAGCTAGTGACCAATACGTGGATAAAAGCATTTTTCAGTGAGTTCCCTAAATGTGATATGCTTCTTAACAACCACTCAGAGGTGTTTAACAG CTACATCCTACAAGCCAGAGAAATGCCATTCTTATCAATGCTAGAAACTATcttctacaagattatgcaaagAATGGCATCCAAACAAGATGAAGCTGAAAAATGGACAGGAAGGATTTGTCCCAAGATCAAGAAGAAGTTGGATAAATACACTGAATGGAGTGCACATTGTATGGCTAAGGGTGCAGGAGATCACCGTTTTTCTGTCAGTTCACATGAACTGGAGCAAAAGTATAGTGTTGATTTAAGAGCAAAGACATGTGACTGCAAAAGGTGGCAATTGACGGGTATACCTTGTCACCATGCCATAGCTTGTTGTAGAGCAAATAGAATAAACCCAGAATCACTAGTGCATAGTTGCTACACAATTGATACATACCTCAAAGCATACCAGTTCAAATTAGTTCCACTGAGAGGGAGGGTATTCTGGGAGAAGATGAATGGAGTGGTGATTCATCCACCTCTATTCACAAAAGTTATGGGGAGGCCTAAAAAGAATAGGAGAAAGGCACCAGAGGAGAAAATTAAAAATGGTGTCAAGAGATTTACCAAGTCTGGGGTAACAATTCACTGTTCCATCTGTGGGGTAGCTGATCACAATAAAAAGGGCCATGCCAAATATGTAGAGAGCCAACTAGAACAGCAACAACCAGAACATGTACAAGTGGAAGCTGCTGAGACGGATTACATGCAG CATTTACATGTACAACCACGAAATCCAACTCTGGATCCTTCACATCAGTTGAACAGCATGGTTTACAACCTTGAGCAAGAG GCACAACAAAATGTGCCAGTGAGCAGGTATCATGGCCCTCTACCAGAAAGTGCATTTGTGGATGCTGCTAGAGAGAGCATACCACAGGCTAGAGTTAGGATAACTACAGCAACAacaaggggaagaggaagaggaaggtctGCTGCAACTACACCAGCAACACGGGAGGAAGAGCCACAAACGGAAGCTTCTAGGGGAATAGCAAGAGGAAGGACTGCTAAAACTGGGCAAGCAACAGAGGGGATGTCCAACAGAGGCAGGGGAAAAGGAAAGAAGAGCAAAGCAGCTGAACCAGATGAACAACAAGGCAACCGAAGAGTGGTACTAGATTTGAATGCTGAGGCTAATGAAGAAATTTAG